From Bacillus sp. Marseille-P3661:
ACATTTCTTCGTTCCGCAGTCCATTGTTTCCACGTTGTTGGTACAGTTACTTCATTGTTTAACAATGAAAGCAATGCTTCGTTTGCGTCAGAAACAATACCTAATGTTGGTTCATATACTTTCCCTAACATTGTATATTCAATATCAATATGAATAATCTTTTGTTCCTCAGAAATAATCGAATAGCCCTGCGTTGTGATTTCAGAAAATCGAGTACCTATTGCAATGATTGTATCTGCCTGTCGTACTGTTTCCTGAATCCCTTCAAACGTACCCATTCCCAAATGACCTACATATAAAGGATGATTATTTGGAAAAACATCATGGCGGCGGAATGCTGCTGCAACAGGAATTTGGAGTTTTTCAGCAAATTCTACTAAATTGCTTTCAGCGTTTGCTAGAATAACTCCAGCCCCTGCAATAATTAAAGGTTTTTTTGCATCGCTTAAAATAGAATAGAATTCTGCAACTTCTTCCGAAGATGGTCTCGGCTTCGGTCTAATTGATTTTTTATTAATCTTTAAAGGGGCCACTTGCTTTAGAATGTCTTCAGGTAATGAAACAGCTACTGGTCCTGGACGTCCGCTCTTTGCAATTCGAAAGGCACGATGCACAAATTCTGGAATTCTGTTCACATCATTAATTTCTACTGTCCACTTACACACATCATGTAAGAACCGATCAAGATCTACTTCCTGAAAACCTTCTCGGCCACGAAATGAGCTTTTCACTTGACCTAAGAACACAACCATTGGCGTTGAATTTTCTTTTGCTGTGTGAATACCAATCGAAAGGTTAGCTGCTCCAACTCCACGTGTTGCCATTACAACTGCAGTTTGACCTGATGCCTTAGCGTAACCCTCTGCCATAAGTGCCGCTCCACCTTCATGTCGATTCGATATTAACTGAAAATCTTCTTCATCATATAAAGCATCTAGAATTGGAATAAAACTTTCACCAGGAACAGTAAAAGCATGATTAATTCCCTCTTCTTTCATAATTTCTACAATTGCTTGACCACCTGTCATAGTACTTCTCAAAAATACCCTCTCCTATCTGTTACTTAAATTCAAACAAAGAAGGCTGCCTTAAAACATCTGTTAACCAACCACACAAGTCAATTCACCATCCACTAAACTGAAATTAGTGTTATGAATTGACTTGTGATTGTATGTTCTTTTTAGCCAGCCTACTTTTTAATATGATTTATGATGTTACTCAATCCAGCCTTGTTCCTTATAATATTTTGCTGCACCAGGGTGAAGTTCAACCCCGCCTGTAGCATCCTCGGTAATTCCTGCTTGTGGATCATAAACACTTAAGCCTGCGTGACCTGCAGCAAGTGCATCTGTATTTTCAGCAAGAGTTTTAGTAATTTCATAGGCTAGATCTTCTGATAAATCAGCTGTTGTTACTAGTGTTGTAGTTAATCCAAGTGCTTGGATTTCTTTATCTTGTCCTTCAAAGATTCCTGCAGGGAATACAGTTTTCGCATAACCAAATTGCTTTAATTTATCTCTATACTCATCTTCTACATCCATAAATGTAACAGGAGTTTGAAGTGCAATTTCAGCAAATGTCGGGTGACCTTCTGTCATAACCTGAATAAACATATCTGCTTTTCCATCTTGAATTTGTGTTTTAACAACGTCGAAAGACGTATGCTCAACTGATCCACCATATGATTGAATTGTTTCATAATCCATTCCATACGCTTCCATAATCTGCATTGCTGCATACTCACCTTGACTACCTTTGTTTAAAGTAAGAAGTCGTACTGGAATTTCTTTTGTTTTAATATCAGCAATTGATTCAATTCCATGTTTCTCAATAAATGAATTTGACATTAAAATACCTACATAATATTTATCAAGTCCACCTACTAATACTCGCAGATCTTCATATTTTTTATCATAAGCAACGCTTCCATCAACAGCCCAGCGATTATTTAAAGTAAATGTAAGTCCAAGTTCTGCTTCTCCCTGATCAACAACTTTAATATTTCCAAGTCCACCTGAATAAGGTAGGACATCAACTCTCTCGATTTGCTCTACATTTTTATGAAGCAATTCTGCCATTGTCGCACCATATACATACCAAGCACCACCTTGAGCTAGAGTTGCCATCTTTAGAGCAGTTGAGCCACCACTAGAACTTGAAGATGAATCACCTTCATTGCTAGGTGCACCTTCACTAGCTGATTGCGAACAGCCTGCTAAAGCTAGCATAATTACAAAGATAAATAGTAATAATTTTTTTGAAATACCTTTTTTCATAATTTTCTACCACCCTTATTGTTTTTTATATATTAGAAATTTTCTAACATCCATTGGTAAAACAAGCCCTATACATGTTTTATTAAAACATGAGATACATTTTATAGATACCTTATAAATTATTGCACTATTATTTTGAAAGCGTTTTCCAAAATCTATATCAAAATAAGTGTTTTTTTAATAAAAATAAAAAACTTAGTTAGACTACTCCTCTACTAAAAGTAGAGGAGTCGTACTATACTATTTTCCAGTAAAGTTTGGTTTTCTCTTTTCAACGAACGCATCTACGCCTTCTTTAAAATCTTCTGTTGTACGTAATAGACCATAAGCCTTACCTTCAAGTTTAATACCTGCACTGATATTTGTGTCTTCAGCTGCATTTAAAACTTCTTTTGCAACTTTTTGCGCAACTGGTGAAAAACGGATTAGCTCTTCTGCTAAAGCCTCAACTGTCTTACTTAAATCTTCTTTAGCCACAACTTGTGTTAATAAGCCCCATTGATATGCTTCATCTGATGGAATTCTACGTGCTCTCATAATCATATCTTTAGCTCTTGTTAGACCAGCAATTTTTGCAATTCGTTGTGTACCACCGCTACCTGGGATCATCCCAAGATTCATTTCCGGCAATGCTAATAGCGTGTCTTCTGCAGCAATACGGAAGTCACATGCCATCGCGATTTCTAAACCAACACCGAATGCATAACCTTGTAATTGTG
This genomic window contains:
- a CDS encoding thiamine pyrophosphate-dependent enzyme; amino-acid sequence: MTGGQAIVEIMKEEGINHAFTVPGESFIPILDALYDEEDFQLISNRHEGGAALMAEGYAKASGQTAVVMATRGVGAANLSIGIHTAKENSTPMVVFLGQVKSSFRGREGFQEVDLDRFLHDVCKWTVEINDVNRIPEFVHRAFRIAKSGRPGPVAVSLPEDILKQVAPLKINKKSIRPKPRPSSEEVAEFYSILSDAKKPLIIAGAGVILANAESNLVEFAEKLQIPVAAAFRRHDVFPNNHPLYVGHLGMGTFEGIQETVRQADTIIAIGTRFSEITTQGYSIISEEQKIIHIDIEYTMLGKVYEPTLGIVSDANEALLSLLNNEVTVPTTWKQWTAERRNVFNEITFIEKENNEEYVDNTQIIRTLQDMLPPDTIIANDAGNFAGWLHSYYKFNAQKSYIGATSGAMGYALAAAIGAKLGQPHRPVVSLSGDGGIMMTIQELETAVRYKVPFISLIFNNNMHGSIRMFQEISYPFREIGTSLGNPDYVALGNSFGVFSQRVTCDAEFETALKNALDSNKPSLIEIVCNPEQISVQSTITSIREKATVKL
- a CDS encoding TAXI family TRAP transporter solute-binding subunit produces the protein MKKGISKKLLLFIFVIMLALAGCSQSASEGAPSNEGDSSSSSSGGSTALKMATLAQGGAWYVYGATMAELLHKNVEQIERVDVLPYSGGLGNIKVVDQGEAELGLTFTLNNRWAVDGSVAYDKKYEDLRVLVGGLDKYYVGILMSNSFIEKHGIESIADIKTKEIPVRLLTLNKGSQGEYAAMQIMEAYGMDYETIQSYGGSVEHTSFDVVKTQIQDGKADMFIQVMTEGHPTFAEIALQTPVTFMDVEDEYRDKLKQFGYAKTVFPAGIFEGQDKEIQALGLTTTLVTTADLSEDLAYEITKTLAENTDALAAGHAGLSVYDPQAGITEDATGGVELHPGAAKYYKEQGWIE
- a CDS encoding enoyl-CoA hydratase/isomerase family protein; amino-acid sequence: MTITKNTYDHIRVEKNVEKKIATIVLDRPEKMNFISMLGRKQISEIFDELNVDDDVRVIVIKGEGDVCFCAGGDIPEFMVPHQETISHLADYVAAPERSPKPVIAQLQGYAFGVGLEIAMACDFRIAAEDTLLALPEMNLGMIPGSGGTQRIAKIAGLTRAKDMIMRARRIPSDEAYQWGLLTQVVAKEDLSKTVEALAEELIRFSPVAQKVAKEVLNAAEDTNISAGIKLEGKAYGLLRTTEDFKEGVDAFVEKRKPNFTGK